A part of Thermotoga sp. KOL6 genomic DNA contains:
- a CDS encoding RND family transporter, producing MKRYAFTVLYISLVFISFIIVFSLGKIETGPEVFLPGYNGDPERTTNENVKNLFKVSKDFEGSSSIVIVVRNDKSFFSDAKSLYKLHKEIEERDYVSSVMSPVNLPKFSGFSLGSYYSKDGTISEDILKDPNAESFITPDGKYALLNVIFKADVDARSKISELRQLVSGHFKESYLFGEAVLDSFLFKELVRQMFVYPVFMFIAIFLLFYYQLRSFRAAIFSLIVPVLATIFVFAVFFLTGRSLNTMTVMTVSFLLIIGSAYGLHFYNALFRFEDKKEAIKHIFKPILFSMLTTAAGFMSFIFIDIKAFRELGILVSAGLAVVVLVIFTSGIELFRNYSPKKIPRGFGMRYVGKRLAFIVFVIFIALAVLSPFLLKRIQIGSDMVSYFSKDSEPRKAYDLIVEKFHLREPVYLVLEKDKPFVGSDSRVIKNLAERIKKNDYIVSVVFPVDIPIPIMYALSRTNPFLKTFVGDRNKIRIIVNLSPEGYKHVREVREWIDKMVEEVGWSHYVAGSVLIWNDINESIMRSQIQSIVLASILIFIMVFIIFRKPITALSVMIPIVFTTIFNFFFMATFGISLDVSTSITSGILMGLVIDYSIHIASEERRLKNPYLVLRNVGPSIVTNALGLIAGFAVLLFSELALFKNLSLLMMLGIGVGATFTLVVQPLILERPKKW from the coding sequence ATGAAAAGATACGCTTTTACCGTACTTTACATTTCACTGGTTTTCATATCTTTCATAATAGTTTTCTCTCTTGGAAAAATAGAAACCGGTCCGGAGGTTTTTCTTCCAGGTTATAACGGTGATCCGGAGAGAACCACCAACGAAAATGTGAAGAATCTCTTTAAGGTTTCAAAAGATTTCGAAGGAAGCTCTTCTATCGTAATTGTGGTGAGAAATGACAAGAGTTTCTTTAGTGATGCAAAAAGTCTCTACAAGCTCCACAAAGAGATCGAAGAGAGAGATTACGTTTCCAGTGTTATGAGCCCTGTTAATTTGCCAAAATTCTCTGGATTCAGTTTGGGAAGCTATTACTCAAAGGATGGAACCATTTCAGAAGATATTTTGAAAGATCCCAATGCAGAAAGTTTCATCACTCCGGATGGAAAGTATGCGCTTTTGAATGTCATATTTAAAGCTGATGTTGATGCAAGAAGCAAAATATCGGAGTTAAGACAACTTGTTTCCGGACATTTTAAAGAAAGCTATCTTTTCGGCGAAGCTGTTCTAGATAGTTTTCTATTCAAAGAGCTTGTAAGACAAATGTTCGTTTATCCTGTTTTCATGTTCATAGCGATTTTTCTTCTCTTCTATTACCAACTGAGATCTTTCAGAGCGGCGATTTTCTCCTTGATAGTTCCTGTTTTAGCAACCATATTCGTCTTTGCAGTGTTTTTCTTGACAGGAAGGTCTCTAAATACCATGACGGTGATGACTGTTTCGTTTCTTTTAATTATCGGATCCGCATATGGGCTTCATTTCTATAACGCTTTGTTTCGATTCGAAGATAAGAAAGAGGCGATAAAACACATATTCAAACCCATTTTGTTTTCTATGCTTACCACCGCCGCTGGTTTTATGTCTTTTATCTTCATAGATATAAAGGCTTTTCGTGAGCTTGGAATCCTGGTTTCCGCAGGTCTTGCCGTTGTAGTTCTTGTAATATTTACTTCGGGGATAGAATTGTTCAGGAATTACTCTCCTAAAAAGATACCGAGAGGTTTCGGAATGAGATATGTTGGAAAAAGACTTGCTTTCATTGTTTTTGTAATCTTTATTGCCTTGGCTGTTCTTTCACCGTTCTTGCTCAAAAGAATACAGATAGGTTCGGATATGGTGTCTTACTTCAGCAAGGATTCTGAACCGAGAAAAGCTTACGATTTGATAGTTGAGAAATTTCATTTGAGGGAACCTGTGTATCTCGTTTTGGAAAAAGACAAACCTTTCGTTGGATCAGACTCACGCGTGATAAAGAATCTTGCTGAAAGAATAAAAAAGAACGATTACATAGTTAGCGTTGTTTTCCCTGTGGATATACCCATTCCGATAATGTATGCACTTTCCAGGACCAATCCTTTTTTGAAAACTTTCGTTGGAGATAGAAACAAGATAAGAATCATTGTCAATCTCTCTCCTGAAGGATACAAACACGTTAGAGAAGTCAGAGAGTGGATCGACAAGATGGTTGAAGAAGTTGGTTGGTCACATTATGTCGCAGGGTCTGTTTTGATATGGAATGATATAAACGAAAGTATTATGAGATCTCAGATACAAAGTATCGTACTCGCTTCGATTTTGATCTTTATCATGGTCTTCATCATATTCCGAAAGCCTATCACCGCACTCAGTGTGATGATACCGATAGTGTTCACGACTATATTTAATTTCTTCTTCATGGCAACGTTTGGAATCAGCTTGGATGTTTCCACGTCCATAACCTCGGGGATATTGATGGGGTTGGTAATAGATTACTCCATACATATAGCGTCTGAGGAAAGAAGACTAAAAAACCCTTATTTGGTACTCAGAAATGTAGGTCCATCCATCGTCACGAATGCTTTGGGATTGATCGCGGGATTCGCAGTTCTTCTCTTTTCTGAGCTTGCATTGTTCAAAAATCTCTCTCTTCTCATGATGCTTGGAATAGGAGTGGGAGCAACATTCACTTTGGTAGTCCAACCATTAATTCTTGAAAGACCGAAGAAATGGTAA
- a CDS encoding carbohydrate ABC transporter permease, which produces MREAVIRKAIVYVVLSFFAILSFWPFYWIAKTSFEAGGNVYKYPPSLFPWPVTFSNYVGAWKTVKLGGYYLNTLIIAGVGTLLNVLFSLMVAYPLARIDFKGKKVVLFLILLPMMIPVQNTLIVNYLTLRKLGLLNTYMGVVLPQAVTMFGIFMLRQAYLGVPKSFEDAARIDGAGELYIWWKIITPLIKPDIATLTIFQVITWWDNFLWPLVVLSDSNKYPLAVALVYLNSTFQVNFRYTAAGIVLSILPVIVLFLFAQRYIVNAIAGGVKY; this is translated from the coding sequence ATGCGTGAAGCTGTCATAAGGAAAGCCATCGTGTACGTTGTTCTTTCTTTTTTTGCTATCCTCTCTTTCTGGCCGTTCTATTGGATAGCCAAGACATCCTTCGAAGCAGGGGGCAACGTTTATAAATACCCACCGAGTTTGTTTCCATGGCCTGTAACCTTTTCCAACTATGTAGGTGCATGGAAAACGGTAAAACTTGGCGGATATTACTTGAACACACTCATAATAGCAGGTGTTGGAACTCTTCTGAACGTCCTCTTCTCACTCATGGTAGCATATCCACTTGCTAGGATAGATTTCAAAGGAAAAAAAGTTGTATTGTTTTTAATTTTGCTTCCTATGATGATTCCTGTTCAGAACACACTCATCGTGAATTACCTTACTTTGAGGAAACTAGGGTTGCTCAACACTTATATGGGGGTTGTTCTCCCACAAGCGGTCACCATGTTTGGAATATTCATGCTTCGACAAGCGTATCTTGGTGTGCCAAAGAGTTTCGAGGACGCTGCTCGAATCGATGGGGCGGGTGAGCTTTACATTTGGTGGAAAATAATAACTCCTTTGATAAAACCTGATATAGCAACTCTTACCATCTTTCAGGTGATAACGTGGTGGGATAATTTTCTATGGCCTCTCGTTGTACTCTCCGATTCCAATAAATATCCTTTGGCGGTTGCTTTGGTTTATTTGAACAGTACCTTTCAAGTCAACTTCAGGTACACCGCGGCGGGTATTGTTCTATCCATACTACCTGTGATCGTTTTGTTCTTGTTCGCTCAAAGATACATTGTGAATGCAATAGCTGGTGGTGTCAAATACTAA
- a CDS encoding carbohydrate ABC transporter permease, which produces MKNRYHQKLRKKQLTLAFFFITIPTLLMILFIYYPLIFGIKISFYQYDMVGESLFVGLQNYVNLLKDPLFWNAFKNSLLYLLVVPPLQLISMILAVLLNRALKGRSFFRTLIFLPVVTPITIAAITWQWMYREKGFVNFLLQSLHIIKEPIAFLSDPKIALFAIMFVTMWKGFGYYMVIYLAGLQSIPTELIEAARVDGAKPSQVFFKITVPLLKPYILFCSTMSSIAALNVFGEIYAMTKGGPVHATETMGIFIYNKAFGYLQFGYSNAAAILFSFVVIAFSLLNFFIFREGGLKSYYA; this is translated from the coding sequence ATGAAAAACAGGTATCATCAGAAATTGAGAAAAAAACAGTTAACACTTGCATTTTTTTTCATTACGATTCCTACATTGTTGATGATCCTATTTATATATTACCCCTTAATCTTCGGAATCAAGATATCCTTTTACCAATACGATATGGTTGGTGAATCTTTGTTCGTGGGACTCCAGAATTATGTGAATCTTCTCAAAGATCCTCTTTTCTGGAACGCTTTCAAGAATAGTTTGTTGTATCTCTTAGTTGTCCCTCCACTTCAATTGATCTCTATGATTCTAGCTGTTTTGTTGAACAGAGCTTTGAAAGGGAGAAGCTTTTTCCGAACCCTCATTTTTCTTCCCGTTGTCACGCCAATAACCATAGCGGCTATAACTTGGCAGTGGATGTACAGAGAAAAGGGGTTTGTGAATTTCTTGCTTCAATCTCTTCATATTATAAAGGAACCTATCGCTTTTTTGTCCGATCCGAAGATAGCTTTGTTTGCCATCATGTTCGTTACTATGTGGAAAGGTTTCGGTTATTACATGGTCATATATCTTGCAGGACTGCAGAGCATTCCCACTGAACTCATCGAAGCTGCCAGAGTTGACGGAGCAAAACCTTCGCAGGTGTTTTTCAAGATAACCGTTCCTTTGCTGAAACCGTACATCCTGTTTTGTTCTACGATGTCTTCTATAGCGGCTCTGAACGTGTTTGGAGAAATTTATGCTATGACGAAAGGTGGACCTGTGCACGCGACAGAAACGATGGGTATCTTCATATACAACAAAGCTTTTGGATACCTACAATTCGGTTATTCCAACGCAGCTGCCATTCTTTTCAGTTTTGTTGTCATTGCATTCTCCCTCTTGAATTTCTTTATCTTCAGAGAAGGAGGTCTAAAGAGCTATTATGCGTGA
- a CDS encoding SIS domain-containing protein yields the protein MSVVLKEVRDQKIELKIFFEKFAQKIVRRFLGELEKNLENEVLFVGCGSSYNLAFIVSQYFERILNLRSKAIPAGEIAFNKAPKIRDRGIAFLFSRTGNTTEVLLAKEILKSKGYTTIGVTIEKSSRIAKESDIPLVFPVEESAIVMTKSFNLILLTLMVAADELVGNSLELYKELVDYTEDFFDLAEKVVKDLSVQKYEHFVFLGMAEFFGVGLESALKCIEMSTTFSEAYSTLEYRHGPKALVGEKTLIFIHKVEDMNEQEKKLKEELKTLGATVVEIGESGDIPISNDWRSAFLRTIPSHILGYEKAIAKGLSPDNPPHLSKTVVL from the coding sequence ATGTCTGTTGTTTTGAAAGAGGTGAGAGATCAAAAAATAGAGTTGAAGATCTTTTTTGAAAAATTTGCCCAAAAGATCGTTCGTAGATTTCTCGGGGAGCTGGAAAAGAATCTGGAGAACGAAGTCCTCTTTGTAGGATGTGGAAGTTCTTACAATCTTGCTTTCATTGTGTCTCAATATTTCGAGAGAATATTGAACCTCAGAAGCAAAGCGATTCCTGCGGGAGAAATTGCATTCAACAAAGCACCCAAAATTAGAGACAGAGGAATTGCTTTTCTCTTCTCGAGGACGGGAAATACAACTGAGGTTTTGTTAGCAAAAGAAATTTTAAAAAGCAAAGGTTACACAACTATAGGAGTGACAATAGAAAAATCTTCTAGAATTGCCAAAGAGAGCGATATTCCTCTTGTGTTTCCAGTAGAAGAATCCGCTATCGTCATGACGAAATCTTTCAATTTGATTCTTCTCACATTGATGGTTGCTGCAGATGAGCTCGTGGGAAACTCCTTAGAATTGTACAAAGAACTGGTAGATTACACAGAGGATTTCTTTGATCTTGCGGAGAAGGTTGTGAAAGATTTGAGTGTTCAGAAGTATGAACACTTTGTCTTTCTCGGAATGGCAGAGTTTTTTGGTGTGGGCCTGGAATCCGCTTTAAAATGTATAGAAATGTCCACAACTTTCTCCGAGGCCTATTCAACATTAGAATACAGACACGGGCCAAAAGCTTTAGTGGGAGAAAAAACACTGATTTTCATTCACAAAGTTGAAGATATGAACGAACAGGAGAAGAAATTAAAAGAAGAACTCAAAACACTTGGGGCAACGGTTGTCGAAATAGGGGAATCAGGTGATATACCTATTTCGAACGACTGGCGTTCAGCGTTCTTGAGAACGATTCCGTCGCACATTCTTGGTTACGAAAAAGCAATTGCCAAAGGACTTTCTCCAGATAATCCTCCACATCTCAGTAAAACGGTGGTTCTATGA
- the nagA gene encoding N-acetylglucosamine-6-phosphate deacetylase → MVLEGLLIVDPLDGEFTGDLEIEEGKIARIKKKYYHNIKGILMPGFVDPHIHGIMGADTMNCEFEKMEEYLYSQGVTSFLATTVSTSFENVKKILHRAENYIASKLNTSMKGLHLEGPYISEEKRGAHSRKYLKSPSEKEVNELSFPVKIITFAPELENIDLLFEKEFVLSAGHSNASFEEFTRVYKKGVRRITHFPNALRPLHHREIGITGAGLLLEDVKLELICDGVHLSKEMIQLVYKVKGARNIVLVTDSISATGVRDGVVFLGDLLVRVKNGVPRLEDGTLAGSTLMFSEAVKNFVKFTKATLKEVALVSSYNSCIELGMKEVGRIKEGGTADLVMLNQNLDPVLTLKGGEIVYKKIN, encoded by the coding sequence ATGGTACTAGAAGGTCTTCTCATTGTGGATCCGCTGGATGGAGAATTTACAGGAGACTTAGAAATAGAAGAAGGGAAAATAGCGAGGATCAAGAAGAAATACTATCACAACATCAAAGGAATTTTGATGCCAGGTTTTGTGGACCCTCATATTCATGGAATCATGGGTGCTGATACCATGAATTGTGAATTTGAAAAAATGGAAGAGTACCTTTATTCACAGGGTGTGACATCTTTTCTAGCTACTACGGTTTCTACCTCTTTTGAGAATGTAAAGAAGATTCTACACAGAGCAGAAAACTATATCGCGAGTAAGCTTAACACATCTATGAAAGGATTGCATTTGGAAGGTCCTTATATTTCTGAGGAGAAAAGAGGTGCTCACAGCAGGAAATATCTGAAATCACCATCTGAGAAAGAAGTGAATGAACTTTCTTTTCCTGTTAAAATCATTACCTTCGCTCCAGAGTTAGAAAATATTGATTTACTGTTCGAAAAGGAATTTGTTCTCTCTGCTGGCCATTCTAACGCTTCCTTTGAAGAATTTACGCGGGTTTACAAAAAAGGCGTCAGGCGGATTACTCACTTTCCAAATGCATTGCGACCGCTTCATCATAGGGAAATAGGCATCACAGGTGCAGGACTTTTGTTGGAAGATGTGAAGCTAGAACTCATTTGCGATGGAGTACATTTATCGAAAGAGATGATACAGCTCGTTTATAAGGTGAAAGGAGCCAGAAACATTGTTCTTGTAACTGATTCCATCTCGGCTACAGGAGTACGTGATGGTGTAGTTTTCTTGGGGGATCTTCTTGTGAGGGTGAAGAACGGTGTTCCAAGATTGGAAGATGGAACCCTAGCGGGAAGTACACTGATGTTCTCAGAAGCAGTGAAAAATTTTGTCAAATTCACAAAAGCTACTCTTAAAGAAGTAGCACTTGTATCCTCTTATAACAGTTGTATCGAGCTTGGAATGAAAGAAGTTGGAAGAATAAAAGAAGGTGGAACAGCAGATTTGGTCATGTTGAACCAAAACCTTGATCCCGTACTTACACTGAAAGGAGGAGAAATCGTTTACAAAAAAATCAACTGA
- a CDS encoding DUF438 domain-containing protein: MPGNEGKVELLKTLLKRIHEGEDPASLRQEFGNVLSNLSPFEIPVIEQELLKEGEITVKDIIKMCDLHVEFFRGAVSEAGREIERLPNGHPLRTLYEENNEILKDAEALSLLSSTVFSLPKEDPRREEFLRKLKEHVSKMKLIGFTHYTREEMLVFPYLERRGITAVPTVLWSKHDEVRLKIKLLSDLLEKEEDDERLKRECQELSRMLVDMVFRENNILYPTLKVLLDDGEWLAIKLYEKEIGYYKISIKDEWHPNVEPLLPYQTDPRVSEETFEKIPEEVKKVVGTLKPDEYQVVKEEDINIGHGYLSKKELENMFKTLPFDITFIDSNDRVRFYSEGQRIFHRAPTVIGRPVQFCHPPRSVHIVNKILKAFKEGKEEAAEFWINLGGKIIHIRYFPVRDNNGDYLGTLEVVQDVTKIKKLEGEKRLLDWKD, from the coding sequence ATGCCAGGTAACGAGGGAAAAGTAGAACTTCTCAAAACACTGTTGAAGAGAATTCACGAAGGAGAAGATCCTGCTTCTTTGAGACAAGAGTTTGGAAACGTACTTTCCAATTTGTCTCCTTTTGAAATACCCGTTATAGAGCAAGAGCTACTTAAAGAGGGAGAGATAACAGTCAAGGACATTATAAAGATGTGTGACCTCCACGTTGAATTTTTTAGAGGGGCTGTTTCTGAAGCAGGAAGAGAGATAGAACGGCTTCCGAATGGACATCCTTTACGCACCCTTTATGAGGAAAACAATGAAATATTGAAAGATGCTGAAGCTTTATCGTTGCTGAGTTCGACTGTTTTTTCTTTACCGAAAGAAGATCCGAGAAGGGAAGAGTTTTTGAGAAAATTGAAAGAACACGTATCCAAAATGAAGCTGATAGGTTTTACACATTACACACGGGAGGAAATGCTCGTGTTCCCTTACCTAGAAAGAAGGGGCATTACAGCTGTTCCTACCGTTCTTTGGTCAAAACACGACGAGGTGAGATTGAAAATAAAGCTTCTATCGGATTTGTTGGAAAAAGAGGAGGACGACGAGAGGTTGAAAAGAGAATGTCAAGAACTTTCGAGAATGTTGGTGGACATGGTTTTCAGAGAAAACAACATACTCTATCCAACGCTAAAGGTGCTTCTGGACGATGGAGAATGGTTGGCCATAAAGCTCTATGAAAAAGAAATCGGTTACTACAAAATCTCTATAAAGGATGAATGGCACCCAAATGTTGAGCCTCTTCTGCCGTACCAGACTGACCCGAGAGTGAGTGAGGAAACGTTCGAAAAGATTCCGGAGGAAGTGAAAAAAGTTGTTGGTACGTTGAAACCCGATGAATATCAAGTTGTAAAAGAGGAAGATATAAACATTGGGCATGGTTACTTGAGCAAAAAAGAGCTTGAAAATATGTTCAAAACACTTCCTTTCGACATAACTTTCATCGATAGTAACGACAGAGTGAGATTTTACTCCGAAGGGCAAAGAATTTTCCATCGTGCTCCAACTGTCATCGGAAGACCTGTACAATTTTGTCACCCACCGAGAAGTGTTCATATTGTGAACAAAATCTTGAAAGCTTTCAAAGAGGGTAAAGAGGAAGCAGCAGAATTCTGGATAAATCTCGGAGGTAAAATAATACATATTAGGTATTTCCCGGTGAGAGACAATAACGGAGACTATTTGGGAACTCTCGAAGTGGTGCAAGACGTGACCAAGATAAAGAAATTAGAAGGCGAAAAAAGACTGTTAGATTGGAAGGATTGA
- a CDS encoding sugar ABC transporter substrate-binding protein: MRKALFVLMLVVLLSVFVFPKTKIVFWTMSLKPTFTDFIQGIIDRYEELNPDVEIVWEDVPWDVLQQKLLAAYSSGNPPDVVNLNAQWTIEFAQKKVLFPLNDLLPEEVLNQYFDNMMKGLTWKGKIYGIPWYTAVDVIFYNKEIFKEAGLDPKYPPKTWNEILLYSVIIKEKTGKYGVLPTIFQDPSAIFNWDGLNLYTVDENNRIKDVLFDSPNHVHTLNKWATLYKLKYLPSEIVQGGEWTRATELYQAGELAMLITGVQFADRVKWNAPEIYEKSDVAPIPAPKPGVRMSGWYSTLNIVRGSKNPKEAAKFAAFVANLENQIAFCKLVTIFPTLKAAVNDSWFSKDDGTLAAKARIMGAKYLENITFYNDDIPFRKEAFDRLKDAIIQVFLGQKDAETALKETTKYWRYLISTQSKK, translated from the coding sequence ATGAGGAAAGCTCTGTTCGTCTTGATGCTTGTGGTTCTCTTGTCTGTCTTTGTCTTCCCAAAGACGAAGATCGTCTTCTGGACTATGTCGCTCAAGCCAACATTCACGGATTTCATCCAGGGGATCATTGACAGATACGAGGAGCTCAACCCAGATGTGGAAATCGTTTGGGAGGATGTACCTTGGGATGTTCTTCAACAGAAACTACTTGCCGCTTACTCTTCTGGGAATCCACCTGATGTCGTTAATTTGAATGCCCAGTGGACGATCGAGTTCGCGCAGAAAAAAGTATTGTTCCCCTTGAACGATCTTTTACCAGAAGAGGTACTGAACCAGTACTTTGACAACATGATGAAAGGACTCACTTGGAAAGGCAAGATTTATGGTATTCCATGGTACACAGCAGTTGATGTGATTTTCTACAACAAGGAAATATTCAAAGAAGCAGGGCTTGATCCTAAGTATCCTCCAAAGACATGGAACGAGATACTCCTTTACTCTGTAATAATCAAGGAAAAAACTGGAAAATATGGCGTTCTGCCGACCATATTCCAAGATCCATCAGCGATCTTCAATTGGGACGGTTTGAATCTGTACACAGTTGACGAAAACAACAGAATAAAAGATGTGTTGTTTGATAGTCCAAATCATGTTCATACTCTCAATAAGTGGGCAACCCTTTACAAGTTGAAGTACCTTCCAAGCGAAATCGTTCAGGGTGGAGAATGGACGAGAGCGACTGAACTTTACCAAGCAGGAGAACTCGCAATGTTGATCACAGGTGTTCAATTTGCGGACAGAGTCAAGTGGAACGCTCCAGAAATTTACGAAAAGTCCGATGTGGCACCAATTCCTGCACCCAAACCAGGCGTGAGAATGAGTGGATGGTATTCAACTCTAAACATAGTAAGAGGATCAAAAAATCCGAAAGAAGCGGCAAAATTTGCAGCTTTCGTTGCTAATCTTGAGAATCAGATAGCGTTCTGTAAACTCGTGACTATCTTCCCAACGTTGAAAGCTGCTGTGAATGATTCATGGTTCTCGAAAGATGATGGTACCTTAGCAGCAAAAGCCAGGATTATGGGTGCTAAGTATCTTGAAAATATCACGTTCTACAACGACGATATCCCATTCAGAAAAGAAGCGTTTGATAGGTTGAAAGATGCCATCATACAGGTGTTCCTCGGACAAAAGGATGCTGAAACAGCTCTCAAGGAAACAACAAAGTACTGGAGATATCTGATCAGTACTCAGTCCAAGAAGTAA
- a CDS encoding MarR family winged helix-turn-helix transcriptional regulator: MDSLEIFKTLFSLVMRFSKFLLSNEEISDMKTTELYAFLYIALFGPKKMKEIAEFLATTKSNVTNVVDSLEERELVAREMDPDDRRTFRVILTKKGKKTFEEVISDFDKLVGIVLRKFSEKDLRIIGEGFDRLVLALTREGMDI; encoded by the coding sequence ATGGATTCTTTGGAGATATTCAAAACTCTCTTTTCATTGGTCATGAGGTTTTCTAAATTCTTGTTGTCAAACGAGGAGATTTCAGATATGAAGACAACGGAGCTTTACGCTTTTCTTTATATCGCACTTTTCGGTCCAAAAAAAATGAAAGAAATTGCAGAGTTCCTTGCGACGACGAAAAGTAATGTGACGAACGTGGTGGATTCCCTTGAAGAAAGGGAACTTGTTGCCCGAGAAATGGATCCCGATGATAGAAGGACTTTCAGAGTAATTCTGACAAAGAAGGGAAAAAAGACATTCGAAGAAGTCATTTCCGACTTCGATAAACTCGTAGGAATCGTTCTTAGAAAATTTTCTGAAAAAGATTTGCGGATAATCGGCGAAGGATTCGATAGATTGGTGCTGGCTTTGACAAGGGAGGGAATGGATATATGA
- a CDS encoding MATE family efflux transporter, protein MKYSLLRSYLSKEKVPKIRKELIKLALPAMGENVLQMLYGMADTAFLGHYSWKSMSGVGLANQIFWVIQVVLIAASMGATVTIANALGARNKKALRAIAWNGIFLALFTGVALTVLTFFSEALISIFPNLEGEIENAAKSYLKIILAGSFGFSIMAVFSAMLRGLGDTKTPMIVTGATNFLNIFLDYAMIFGKFGFPEWGVKGAAVATILSRFFGAAILFFIVFRREEFHLGEGFEPPRWSVQREILRVGFPTAVENLVFSVGVLVFANILLIAGAEAYAGHRIGINVESLSFMPAFGISIAITTLAGRYNGMGSKEQLLGVVRQGWILSLLFQVTVGIIIFLFPEPLIRIFTSDPQIVGIAKLPVKIIGLFQLFLATEFSMNGALRGTGNTLPPMVITFISIWSVRLPIAYIMVRFFNLGLLGAWIGMIADIIFRSTLKLLFFLSGKWERRALITRNRVKELS, encoded by the coding sequence ATGAAATATTCGCTATTGAGAAGCTATTTATCAAAAGAAAAGGTACCAAAGATTAGAAAAGAACTCATAAAACTTGCATTGCCTGCTATGGGAGAAAATGTTCTTCAGATGCTCTATGGAATGGCAGACACTGCCTTTTTGGGTCATTATTCCTGGAAATCAATGAGTGGAGTGGGACTTGCAAACCAAATTTTTTGGGTTATCCAAGTTGTTCTCATCGCAGCCAGTATGGGAGCGACTGTTACTATAGCAAACGCACTTGGAGCTAGAAACAAAAAAGCTTTGAGAGCAATCGCATGGAATGGGATCTTTCTGGCACTCTTCACAGGAGTTGCTCTCACTGTTCTCACATTTTTCTCTGAGGCCTTGATATCTATCTTTCCAAATTTGGAAGGTGAAATAGAGAATGCAGCAAAATCTTATCTGAAAATCATCCTGGCAGGCTCTTTTGGGTTTTCGATAATGGCAGTGTTTTCCGCCATGTTAAGAGGTTTGGGAGACACTAAAACACCGATGATTGTCACGGGAGCAACAAACTTTCTCAACATCTTTTTGGATTACGCTATGATATTCGGAAAATTTGGATTTCCTGAATGGGGAGTGAAAGGAGCGGCTGTTGCAACGATATTGTCTCGATTTTTTGGAGCTGCCATCCTCTTTTTCATTGTATTCAGGAGAGAGGAATTCCATCTCGGAGAAGGATTCGAACCACCTAGATGGAGTGTTCAAAGGGAAATTTTACGCGTTGGTTTTCCAACTGCTGTGGAGAATCTCGTGTTTTCCGTAGGAGTGTTGGTATTTGCAAACATTCTTCTCATAGCTGGAGCAGAGGCGTACGCAGGACATAGAATAGGTATAAACGTGGAGTCTTTATCCTTCATGCCAGCTTTTGGCATTTCGATAGCCATTACAACACTTGCGGGAAGATACAACGGCATGGGAAGTAAAGAGCAACTTCTCGGAGTTGTGAGACAAGGATGGATTCTGAGTCTTCTCTTTCAAGTAACCGTTGGCATCATCATCTTTCTTTTCCCGGAACCTCTAATAAGGATTTTCACCAGCGATCCTCAAATAGTGGGAATCGCGAAACTTCCCGTGAAGATAATTGGATTATTTCAATTATTCTTAGCAACAGAGTTCAGTATGAACGGAGCACTTCGAGGAACAGGAAATACTCTCCCTCCAATGGTCATAACCTTCATCTCTATTTGGTCAGTGAGACTTCCAATCGCTTATATAATGGTAAGGTTCTTTAATCTTGGGCTGCTGGGTGCATGGATCGGTATGATTGCCGACATCATTTTCAGGAGTACTCTGAAACTCTTATTCTTTCTTTCGGGAAAATGGGAAAGAAGGGCTCTTATCACAAGAAATAGGGTGAAGGAACTCAGTTGA